A genome region from Carcharodon carcharias isolate sCarCar2 chromosome 17, sCarCar2.pri, whole genome shotgun sequence includes the following:
- the LOC121289570 gene encoding interleukin-1 beta-like: MRTEVGSVTIPMVENESRRTLSYKCNKDSRLTSPTACPQIKSPFQETSLKLMETSSASCQAEPESYQLEITSTCSAISTVGNASLSLEQAVMLVLAVEKFKKKLKQASGDGWEYDGDSFMDTDLLGNFRAIIEEATTCSSYDDAENVSSTYRFMSSECRQVKDDQDRSLILSENLRLLAMSLQQPKNAVQLDMRYYKTAAGNDVEGLPVVLKISSQNLYLSCTGPQDRPIMQLEKWDQNLQNINGATDLLRFVFFKKVFSSGLHFELESAKYHGWYISTSRKNRQPVEMDEKENHKRITVFTAD, encoded by the exons ATGAGAACTGAAGTTGGATCTGTGACCATTCCAATGGTTGAGAATGAATCTCGCAG AACCCTCAGTTACAAATGCAACAAGGATTCACGTCTGACTTCTCCGACTGCCTGTCCCCAGATCAAG AGCCCCTTTCAAGAGACTTCACTCAAGCTAATGGAGACCAGCAGCGCCAGTTGCCAAGCAGAGCCAGAGAGTTACCAGCTGGAAATCACCAGCACATGCTCAGCTATCAGCACAGTTGGCAATGCCAGCCTCTCACTGGAACAGGCTGTCATGTTAGTCCTGGCTGTTGAGaaattcaaaaagaaattgaagcAGGCGTCTGGTGATGGCTGGGAATACGATGGAGACTCTTTCATGGACACTGACTTGCTGGGGAACTTCAGGGCGATCATCGAGG AAGCCACCACCTGCAGCAGCTATGATGATGCTGAAAATGTGAGCAGCACTTACAGATTCATGTCGAGCGAATGCCGCCAGGTGAAGGATGATCAAGACAGATCCCTGATCCTCTCGGAGAATCTCCGGCTCCTGGCCATGTCCTTGCAGCAGCCAAAGAATGCAG TTCAATTGGATATGAGGTACTACAAGACAGCTGCAGGCAATGACGTTGAAGGTTTGCCTGTTGTTCTGAAAATCAGCAGCCAGAACCTGTACCTCTCATGCACAGGACCACAAGACAGACCCATCATGCAGCTGGAG AAATGGGACCAGAATCTGCAGAATATCAACGGCGCCACTGACCTGCTTCGATTTGTGTTCTTTAAGAAGGTCTTCAGCTCTGGCCTGCACTTTGAGCTTGAATCAGCCAAGTACCACGGCTGGTACATCAGCACCTCCAGAAAGAACAGGCAGCCTGTCGAAATGGATGAGAAGGAGAACCACAAGCGAATCACAGTTTTCACAGCTGACTGA